A portion of the Calliphora vicina chromosome 5, idCalVici1.1, whole genome shotgun sequence genome contains these proteins:
- the Flo1 gene encoding flotillin-1 isoform X2 encodes MAWGFVTCGPNEALVVSGCCYMKPLLVPGGRAFVWPSIQQVQRISLNTMTLQVESPCVYTSQGVPISVTGIAQVKIQGQNEDMLLTACEQFLGKPESEIRHIALVTLEGHQRAIMGSMTVEEIYKDRKKFSKQVFEVASSDLANMGITVVSYTIKDIRDEEGYLKSLGMARTAEVKRDARIGEAEARCEATIKEAIAEEQRMASRFLNDTEIAKAQRDFEIKKAAYDVEVQTKKAEAEMAYELQAAKTKQRIKEEQMQVKVIERTQEISVQQQEIQRREKELEATIRQPAEAEKYRLEKLAEANKMRIVMEAEAEAESIKIRGEAEAFAIAAKAKAEAEQMAQKAEAWREYREAAMVEMLLDTLPKVAAEVAAPLSQAKKITMISSGQGEIGAAKLTGEVLQIVNKVPELVKNITGVDIARSVHAA; translated from the exons ATGGCTTGGGGTTTTGTAACTTGTGGTCCTAATGAGGCTCTAGTAGTATCAG GATGTTGCTATATGAAACCGTTATTGGTGCCCGGCGGTCGTGCTTTTGTTTGGCCATCCATACAACAAGTTCAAAG AATCTCTTTGAACACCATGACTTTACAAGTTGAAAGTCCCTGTGTGTATACCAGCCAGGGTGTACCAATATCGGTTACGGGTATTGCCCAAGTAAAGATCCAGGGACAAAACGAAGATATGCTGTTGACGGCATGCGAACAATTTTTGGGTAAACCCGAGTCGGAAATACGTCATATTGCACTAGTAACACTGGAGGGTCATCAAAGAGCCATAATGGGTTCAATGACTGTTGAGGAAATCTATAAAGATCGTAAGAAGTTCAGCAAACAAGTGTTTGAAGTGGCCTCATCGGATTTAGCAAATATGGGTATAACGGTGGTATCATATACCATCAAAGATATTCGTGATGAAGAG GGTTATCTAAAATCTTTGGGTATGGCTCGTACTGCTGAGGTAAAGCGTGATGCTCGCATTGGTGAAGCCGAAGCCCGCTGTGAAGCCACTATTAAGGAGGCCATTGCCGAAGAACAACGCATGGCTTCGCGTTTCCTCAACGACACCGAAATTGCTAAAGCACAACgtgattttgaaattaaaaaagccgCTTACGATGTCGAGGTACAAACGAAAAAAGCCGAAGCTGAGATGGCGTATGAATTGCAAGCAGCCAAAACTAAACAACGCATTAAGGAAGAACAAATGCAAGTTAAAGTTATTGAGCGTACCCAAGAGATTTCGGTGCAGCAGCAGGAAATCCAAAGACGTGAAAAGGAATTGGAAGCTACAATAAGACAACCAGCTGAGGCTGAGAAATATCGTTTAGAAAAATTGGCCGAAGCTAATAAAATGCGCATTGTCATGGAAGCTGAAGCCGAAGCAGAATCG attaaaatacGCGGTGAAGCTGAAGCTTTTGCAATTGCTGCTAAAGCCAAGGCTGAAGCTGAGCAAATGGCCCAAAAAGCTGAAGCCTGGCGTGAATATCGTGAAGCCGCTATGGTTGAAATGCTTTTGGACACATTACCAAAG gtGGCCGCTGAAGTTGCCGCACCCTTGTCACAAGCAAAGAAAATCACCATGATTTCTAGTGGTCAAGGTGAAATTGGCGCTGCAAAACTTACCGGAGAAGTTTTGCAAATTGTTAACAAAGTACCAGAGTTGGTTAAGAATATCACTGGCGTAGATATTGCCCGG tcTGTGCATGCGGCTTAA
- the Cdk5 gene encoding cyclin-dependent kinase 5 homolog, which yields MQKYEKLEKIGEGTYGTVFKGRNRETMEIVALKRVRLDEDDEGVPSSALREICLLKELKHKNIVRLYDVLHSEKKLTLVFEHCDQDLKKYFDSLNGEIDMQVCRSFMLQLLRGLAFCHSRNVLHRDLKPQNLLINKNGELKLADFGLARAFGIPVKCYSAEVVTLWYRPPDVLFGAKLYTTSIDMWSAGCIFAELADAGRPLFPGSDVLDQLMKIFRVLGTPTEDTWPGVSHLSDYVALPHFPAITSWSQIVPRLNSKGRDLLQKLLVCRPNQRISAEHAMQHPYFTDGH from the exons ATgcagaaatatgaaaaattggaaaaaatcggGGAAGGTACTTACGGTACTGTGTTTAAGGGACGTAATCGAGAAACTATGGAAATAGTTGCTCTCAAGCGGGTGCGTTTAGATGAAGATGACGAAGGTGTGCCATCCTCAGCCTTGCGCGAAATATGCCTGCTTAAA GAGctgaaacataaaaatattgttagatTGTATGATGTCTTGCATTCGGAAAAGAAACTAACTTTGGTATTTGAGCACTGTGACCAggatttaaagaaatattttgataGTCTTAATGGCGAAATCGATATGCAAGTATGTCGCAGTTTCATGTTGCAATTGTTAAGAGGTTTGGCTTTTTGTCACAGTCGTAATGTATTGCACCGGGATTTGAAACCACAAAATTTATTGATCAACAAAAATGGAGAACTTAAATTGGCTGATTTTG GTTTGGCTAGAGCTTTTGGCATACCGGTGAAATGTTATTCGGCTGAAGTGGTAACTTTATGGTATCGCCCACCTGATGTTTTATTTGGCGCTAAATTATACACTACTAGCATAGATATGTGGTCTGCAGGTTGTATATTTGCCGAATTGGCAGATGCCGGTAGACCTTTGTTTCCAGGATCTGATGTGTTAGATcagttaatgaaaatatttagagTATTGGGTACACCAACGGAAGACACTTGGCCAGGTGTTTCTCATCTCTCTGATTATGTAGCTTTACCTC ATTTTCCCGCTATTACATCATGGAGTCAAATTGTACCGCGTTTGAATTCCAAAGGACGTGATTTGCTGCAAAAACTCTTAGTATGTCGTCCCAATCAACGTATTAGCGCCGAACATGCCATGCAACATCCATATTTTACAGATGGCCATTAG
- the Flo1 gene encoding flotillin-1 isoform X1 codes for MAWGFVTCGPNEALVVSGCCYMKPLLVPGGRAFVWPSIQQVQRISLNTMTLQVESPCVYTSQGVPISVTGIAQVKIQGQNEDMLLTACEQFLGKPESEIRHIALVTLEGHQRAIMGSMTVEEIYKDRKKFSKQVFEVASSDLANMGITVVSYTIKDIRDEEGEAKGYLKSLGMARTAEVKRDARIGEAEARCEATIKEAIAEEQRMASRFLNDTEIAKAQRDFEIKKAAYDVEVQTKKAEAEMAYELQAAKTKQRIKEEQMQVKVIERTQEISVQQQEIQRREKELEATIRQPAEAEKYRLEKLAEANKMRIVMEAEAEAESIKIRGEAEAFAIAAKAKAEAEQMAQKAEAWREYREAAMVEMLLDTLPKVAAEVAAPLSQAKKITMISSGQGEIGAAKLTGEVLQIVNKVPELVKNITGVDIARSVHAA; via the exons ATGGCTTGGGGTTTTGTAACTTGTGGTCCTAATGAGGCTCTAGTAGTATCAG GATGTTGCTATATGAAACCGTTATTGGTGCCCGGCGGTCGTGCTTTTGTTTGGCCATCCATACAACAAGTTCAAAG AATCTCTTTGAACACCATGACTTTACAAGTTGAAAGTCCCTGTGTGTATACCAGCCAGGGTGTACCAATATCGGTTACGGGTATTGCCCAAGTAAAGATCCAGGGACAAAACGAAGATATGCTGTTGACGGCATGCGAACAATTTTTGGGTAAACCCGAGTCGGAAATACGTCATATTGCACTAGTAACACTGGAGGGTCATCAAAGAGCCATAATGGGTTCAATGACTGTTGAGGAAATCTATAAAGATCGTAAGAAGTTCAGCAAACAAGTGTTTGAAGTGGCCTCATCGGATTTAGCAAATATGGGTATAACGGTGGTATCATATACCATCAAAGATATTCGTGATGAAGAG GGAGAAGCAAAG GGTTATCTAAAATCTTTGGGTATGGCTCGTACTGCTGAGGTAAAGCGTGATGCTCGCATTGGTGAAGCCGAAGCCCGCTGTGAAGCCACTATTAAGGAGGCCATTGCCGAAGAACAACGCATGGCTTCGCGTTTCCTCAACGACACCGAAATTGCTAAAGCACAACgtgattttgaaattaaaaaagccgCTTACGATGTCGAGGTACAAACGAAAAAAGCCGAAGCTGAGATGGCGTATGAATTGCAAGCAGCCAAAACTAAACAACGCATTAAGGAAGAACAAATGCAAGTTAAAGTTATTGAGCGTACCCAAGAGATTTCGGTGCAGCAGCAGGAAATCCAAAGACGTGAAAAGGAATTGGAAGCTACAATAAGACAACCAGCTGAGGCTGAGAAATATCGTTTAGAAAAATTGGCCGAAGCTAATAAAATGCGCATTGTCATGGAAGCTGAAGCCGAAGCAGAATCG attaaaatacGCGGTGAAGCTGAAGCTTTTGCAATTGCTGCTAAAGCCAAGGCTGAAGCTGAGCAAATGGCCCAAAAAGCTGAAGCCTGGCGTGAATATCGTGAAGCCGCTATGGTTGAAATGCTTTTGGACACATTACCAAAG gtGGCCGCTGAAGTTGCCGCACCCTTGTCACAAGCAAAGAAAATCACCATGATTTCTAGTGGTCAAGGTGAAATTGGCGCTGCAAAACTTACCGGAGAAGTTTTGCAAATTGTTAACAAAGTACCAGAGTTGGTTAAGAATATCACTGGCGTAGATATTGCCCGG tcTGTGCATGCGGCTTAA